In Capsicum annuum cultivar UCD-10X-F1 chromosome 8, UCD10Xv1.1, whole genome shotgun sequence, the genomic window ATATTGGAATAGCTaatacatcatgagccaactgtGAAAGGATAGGAAACCTGGGAGAATTAACTTTCCACTAATTTAGGATATTAAATCCTCAGTTCAGATTCAGATCCAGGCTCAGGCACAGGCTCTTGGTCTTCACTAagatatttatccaactttgatTTAGTACCTCCAATACTACAACAGCCTTTCAACTTTTTCTTCATGTGAAACTTATTCCTCAAAGTATTTGTTTTCAAACTTAAAGGAATACCAAAATTAGATGAGAATCAGATCCAGATGATTCGGAtgaagtctatcctgaattaTTTTTAGAACCTTTTGAATATTTTCTTACATAGCAAGCAGACAAATCCTTCAAATAAGTTTCTACTTTATCATTAACTTTTTTTCCCGTTTCTTTCCCTAATAACTCTTCAAGTGCAAAGCTAACATACTTAAACTTATTACGAGAATCCAACACAaaagtaataaaatttattttgttcatcttttcagGAGTCTCTTAATAAGTcttaaacttttctttcatctccATAGCCATTTTGCGCAACTCAACATCATCACTTGTCATACACACTTTCAAATAAGCATCTAGTTCACATATATcctcaaaataaatattacaagTGATATACCGTGAACCTGAAACCTTTGAGGTAAGctcataaaatatttcaaaaaacttTATGACACTCCTCACACTTACCTAATCATCACTATGGATTAAACCTGCAACACTGTTATCTTCATAAACATCAGTAGCAAGATAAGAATTAAAGTTATCATCATAATGATCAAACCTCTCAAAAACCTTCTCAAACTTTTATGTTGCCTCCAACATCAAATAGGTGGAATTCCACCTAGTAGGCATATCTAATGATAACATCTTACTACATTTTATCTTTTGCGTTTCACAATTTTTCGTGAAGTTTCTTGTTCTTGTAGGAGAGAATCTAACATATTTGCCTTACCCGTTTGATAGAAGGACCAATTTCCTTCAAACCATCTTGCACAATTAGATTAAGTATGTGAGCTATACATCTCACATAGAGATGCTTACCATCCGTCACATTGGTTCTCCACATatctaattttttagacaaagcTAAAACTGCAACATTATTTGAAGAAGCATTATCAACAGTAACAATGAATACATTGTTCAAATTCCAATCAAGCAAACAATTACTAATACACCCCGCCAAATTTTCACCTTTATGACTAGTGATAGAGCAAAAATTCAATATTCTTTTATGAAACACCCAATCTCTATCAATAAAGTGAGTAGTCAAACACATATAGTTAATCCTTTGCACTAATGTTCATGTGTCTACAGTAAGACAAATTCTTGGTTGTATTTCTCGAGAAGGACTCTTCAAGCTTAGTCTCAATCCACCATTAATATCATAACAATATCTTGTTATTGTTCAACGGGAAGAAATCTGAAATAAAGGTTGAACTTTACTCATAAACTTCTTAAAGCCTTCATTTTCTACAAAGTTAAATGGTAGTTCATCTACAATTATCATCTCGACTAAAGCTCTCCTAACCACCTCTTgctaaaatttttaatattctcTCGACGAATCCTTTGTTTGAAAGTTTAACAATGTTTGATTACTTGACGGGGTGGGCAGAGGCTTATACATTTTGCATCTTGCCAAATATTGTCTCAGTCCATTTGTTTCATTTTTAGTTGAATTAGCATCATAATTTTGATGACAATGCAAACACTTTGCTTTAGCTAGTTTACCATTttcaaatatcttttcaaaatgtTCCCAAGCAGTTGATCTAGTTTCCATTTCTTCCCTTTTCTTTGGATCCACAGTGTCAGTTGAGTTGTCAGGTATACTATCAGTAGAACCAGCCGCACTAACGTGACTTTCATCAGCCATCTATGTaaattttacaagaaaaaaataaaattaacagtGTTCACTCTTTTGTGAAGTGAACTCACTTCACagaatcaaaaaaattaatcttatagaatcaatatatcaaaaaaatcgctcagaaaaaaaaattagactcTTAAGTCTTCACAGAATcatcaattaaaagaaagaaagaaagaaaagaagaagaagaaaaataaaaaaaaatcaaaaagaaaacgTTACCTGATTCGCCGTTGGTTGTTGGTGACTCTCCATCGTTTGTCGTACGCCACTGGTTGCCGTTGCCACTGGTTAAGACTTGACAGAGACAGAGGTCATTGATCTTCGGGGAAGTGTCAACAGTTTGCACTTAGCGAGTTAGCGTTAAGACTTAGGGCGTAACTACTTCAGTCTTTATTCTTTAGCagtaatatatttaataatttaataaatctaataaattaataatttaaaaattaaatgtatatCATAAATTTCAATGTAAACCAAAACTCGGTTACGTAAATTTAATGACCGAAAAATGATTCGAAACatcaaatttataaaagaataaatcaaattcaaataaaaatctaaaaaatcaaattaatttaattcgatattttaattttttgatagtTATGCCCACTCGCCCAAAATACCTTCCTTTCAGCAAAAGTAGCAACCGCCCAAAACCCCAACATGTGAATTGACCATAATTTTAAATAAGACCATGTACGAACTTCAGTTGTAGCTCTTATTGGAGGGAAGAGAGAGATGAAAACATGGAGcagttaatttaatttaattccatccttaaccaaaaaaataaaataaaatttaattccATCACCATCcccttttctctttctctctctcccccCTTAGCTTGAAGACGAAGAGTTAGTTTAACCGAATCTTCCTTCTTCCCCCTTCTACCCCCCCTTCTAGCCCCCCCACCCTATTTCCCCCTTTCCCCAAATTCTCTCACAAAAAATAAAGAGTATTTTAGCATTCTCTCCCTTCCATGATACTTCACCATGTCGAAAATGAAGCATTTACTCCGTAAACTTCATATCGGTGGTGGTGTAGCCGATCCTCCTCCTCACCACACCCCTCATCTCACCTCTCCACCTCCTGTGATTGATCCGAGTCAACAGCAAACTAACCGGCTTGTACAATCTGTGTCAACTTCATCTTTGCCCCCTAAAACGACGCCGTCGTCATCATCAGCATTGCCTAAACCCCTTGAGTTGAATTCGGTTTCGGCTTCAGCTTCGGAATCCGCTGACTTTAATTACTTTGAAGAGGAGTTTCAGGTTCAATTGGCTTTGGCAATCAGTGTTTCTGACCCAGATTCTCGTGAAGACCCCGAAACTGCCCAGATCAAAGCAGCTCAAGAGATAAGCTTGGGATGTTCCCCTTTCGAAAATCCTGTTGAGTTCCTTTCACTTCGTTATTGGGTATgatctttcctttttcttttctttttttttttttgcaaattctCAATTTAGgtttaatttcctttttattttgggtatgggtGCGAAATTGTGTGCATTGAGGAGTTTGCTTGTGCTGATACTGAAACTCTGCTTCAAATTATCTTAATTCGCCAATAAATTATCTAAAATTGGATTGCTTGACCTTTTTTATGGGTTGTATGAGGGACAACTGACTAGGTAAGGGGAATAGTGAAATTGGAGCTCACTCCTATGTATGAAAGTGATAGCCAAAATGCAGGGATTCACAGAGGAATCCGAGGATTCAGCAGCTGGACAGGAGTTTTTACCGAGAAAACTCGAGTAATCAGCTATGGGGGTGGATTaaggaagaagatgaaaatagaattcaattaggaaaactgtattattattcaattgatgattttatttgtaGATACAATGCCTTTTATAAGAAATGAGAGTGAATCTAATTTGCTAACTTCTTCTAACTAATTCAATAGCCCGTAACTAACTGCCGATATGGCAAAGCTAGTTAACTTGTCCAGTTGATTCATTTTCGTGTAACAGTACTCCCTGCTGCAAAGAGATCCTTGACCTCAAGGATCAAGACCATAAAATCTAGCTTGAAGGACAATAAGGTACTCCCAAGTTGCAGCACCAGCCGACAATCCTGTCCATCTGGGCAAAACTTGAGCCACAGTTCTATTCTCTTTCTTAACCGCCCTTCTTTGCAGTATAACTTTTGGATCTGAGCAATGGGGACTTGCCATCAGAAGAAGTAGTCATCAGATCCCAGCTTCTTCAAACTTCAACTTCCAGTTTGACTCATAAACTTCCTGGAATATGTCCTTGAATCTTTTGTCGTATTTCTTAAGGATGGTATTCTTTGTGCTGAGATATAGTGGCCATTTCTTTTGGTAAGCCATGTTCATAGAAGCTTCAGCGAAAGAACAAATAGACTCATCCGTGTTGTACATGGATAGAGCTACTCCACCAGAACCAGCGAAGTTGCAAACCTCGAACTCGATCTTTTGATCCATCCCTTTTGGTACAAATACTGATTTGAGTTTTCCAGCTCCTTGAATTACTGTATCAGTAGCTCGATATTGATCACCAAAAGCATGTCTGCCAATGCATATCGGTTTTGACCAACCTG contains:
- the LOC124886371 gene encoding serine/threonine-protein kinase EDR1-like, with amino-acid sequence MSKMKHLLRKLHIGGGVADPPPHHTPHLTSPPPVIDPSQQQTNRLVQSVSTSSLPPKTTPSSSSALPKPLELNSVSASASESADFNYFEEEFQVQLALAISVSDPDSREDPETAQIKAAQEISLGCSPFENPVEFLSLRYWVKIVSFHVRTRN
- the LOC107838889 gene encoding isocitrate dehydrogenase [NADP]-like: MEEFNLKCMWKRPNRNILNGMVFREPILCKNIPRLVPGWSKPICIGRHAFGDQYRATDTVIQGAGKLKSVFVPKGMDQKIEFEVCNFAGSGGVALSMYNTDESICSFAEASMNMAYQKKWPLYLSTKNTILKKYDKRFKDIFQEVYESNWKLKFEEAGI